In Ammospiza caudacuta isolate bAmmCau1 chromosome 2, bAmmCau1.pri, whole genome shotgun sequence, a genomic segment contains:
- the RRM1 gene encoding ribonucleoside-diphosphate reductase large subunit, translating into MHVVKRDGRQERVMFDKITSRIQKLCYGLNADFVDPAQITMKVIQGLYSGVTTVELDTLAAETAATLTTKHPDYAILAARIAVSNLHKETKKVFSDVMEDLYTYINPHNGKHSPMISKETLDIVLANKDRLNSAIIYDRDFSYNYFGFKTLERSYLLKINSKVAERPQHMLMRVAVGIHKGDIEAAIETYNLLSERWFTHASPTLFNAGTNRPQLSSCFLLCMKDDSIEGIYDTLKQCALISKSAGGIGLAVSCIRATGSYIAGTNGNSNGLVPMLRVYNNTARYVDQGGNKRPGAFAIYLEPWHLDIFEFLDLKKNTGKEEQRARDLFFALWIPDLFMKRVETNQDWSLMCPNECPGLDDVWGEEFEKLYESYERQGRVRRVVKAQQLWYAIIESQTETGTPYMLYKDSCNRKSNQQNLGTIKCSNLCTEIVEYTSKDEVAVCNLASIALNMYVTPEHTYDFKKLAEVTKVIVRNLNKIIDINYYPVPEAERSNRRHRPIGIGVQGLADAFILMRFPFESAEAQRLNQHIFETIYYGALEASCELAREQGPYDTYQGSPVSKGILQYDMWNVTPSDLWDWKALKEKIAKYGVRNSLLISPMPTASTAQILGNNESIEPYTSNIYTRRVLSGEFQVVNPHLLKDLTERGLWNEEMKNQIIAHNGSIQNIPEIPDDLKQLYKTVWEISQKTILKMAADRGAFIDQSQSLNIHIAEPNYGKLTSMHFYGWKQGLKTGMYYLRTKPAANPIQFTLNKEKLREREKASREEEEKERNKAAMVCSLENREECLMCGS; encoded by the exons gctcAGATCACCATGAAGGTGATCCAGGGGCTCTACAGCGGGGTCACCACGGTGGAGCTGGACACTCTGGCCGCAGAGACCGCCGCCACGCTGACCACCAAGCACCCCGACTACGCCATCCTGGCCGCCCGCATCGCCGTCTCCAACCTGCACAAGGAGACCAAGAAAGTCTTCAGTG ATGTGATGGAGGATCTCTACACCTACATCAACCCCCACAATGGGAAGCACTCCCCTATGATCTCCAAAGAGACTCTGGACATAGTTCTGGCCAACAAAGAT CGCCTGAACTCCGCCATCATCTACGACAGAGACTTCTCCTACAACTACTTTGGCTTTAAG ACTCTGGAACGCTCCTACTTGCTGAAAATCAACTCCAAAG ttgCTGAGCGTCCCCAGCACATGCTGATGAGGGTGGCCGTGGGCATCCACAAGGGCGACATCGAGGCGGCCATCGAGACCTACAACCTGCTGTCGGAGCGCTGGTTCACCCACGCCTCGCCCACGCTCTTCAACGCGGGCACCAACCGCCCCCAGCTGTCcag CTGCTTCCTGCTGTGCATGAAGGATGACAGCATCGAAGGCATCTACGACACCCTGAAGCAGTGTGCCCTCATCTCCAAGTCTGCTGGGGGCATTGGCCTTGCCGTGAGCTGCATCCGTGCTACAGGCAGCTACATTGCTGGG ACAAACGGGAATTCCAACGGGCTCGTTCCCATGCTGAGGGTGTACAACAACACCGCCCGCTACGTGGATCAAGGTGGAAACAAG AGACCTGGGGCTTTTGCCATCTACCTGGAGCCGTGGCACTTGGACATCTTTGAGTTCCTGGACTTGAAGAAgaacacagggaaagaagagcagCGAGCCAGGGATCTGTTCTTTGCTCTCTGGATCCCTGATCTCTTCATGAAGCGAGTGGAAACCAACCAG GACTGGTCCTTAATGTGCCCAAATGAGTGTCCTGGCCTGGATGATGTCTGGGGAGAGGAATTTGAGAAGCTCTATGAGAG CTACGAGCGGCAGGGCCGCGTGCGCAGGGTGGTGAAGGCCCAGCAGCTCTGGTACGCCATCATCGAGTCCCAGACCGAGACTGGCACCCCCTACATGCTCTACAAGGACTCCTGCAACAGGAAGAGCAACCAGCAGAACCTGGGCACCATCAAGTGCAGCAACCTGTGCACCGAGATCGTGGAGTACACCAGCAAGGACGAG GTGGCCGTGTGTAACCTGGCCTCCATCGCCCTGAACATGTACGTGACCCCTGAGCACACCTACGACTTCAAGAAGCTGGCTGAGGTCACCAAGGTCATAGTCAGAAACCTCAACAAAATCATTGACATCAACTACTACCCTGTGCCAGAG GCGGAGCGCTCCAACCGGCGGCACCGGCCCATTGGCATCGGCGTGCAGGGCCTGGCTGACGCCTTCATCCTGATGCGGTTCCCCTTTGAGAGCGCCGAGGCTCAGCGCCTCAACCAGCACATCTTTGAGACCATCTACTACGGGGCCCTGGAGGCCAGCTGTGAGCTGGCCAGGGAGCAGGGCCCCTACGACACCTACCAGGGCTCGCCGGTCAGCAAGGGG ATCCTTCAGTATGACATGTGGAATGTCACCCCCTCTGACCTCTGGGACTGGAAggctctgaaggagaagatTGCCAA GTACGGTGTCAGGAACAGCCTCCTCATTTCCCCCATGCCCACGGCCTCCACTGCCCAGATCCTGGGCAACAACGAGTCCATCGAGCCCTACACCAGCAACATCTACACACGCAGGGTGCTCTCGGGGGAGTTCCAG gTTGTGAATCCCCACCTGCTGAAGGATCTCACGGAGAGGGGCCTGTGGAACGAGGAGATGAAGAACCAGATCATCGCCCACAACGGCTCCATCCAG AACATCCCTGAGATCCCCGATGACCTGAAGCAGCTCTACAAGACCGTGTGGGAGATCTCCCAAAAAACCATCCTGAAGATGGCTGCAGACAGAGGGGCCTTCATCGACCAGAGCCAGTCCCTGAACATCCACATTGCTGAGCCCAACTACGGGAAGCTCACCAGCATGCACTTCTATGGCTGGAAACAG ggcctgAAGACTGGCATGTACTACCTGAGGACGAAGCCAGCTGCCAACCCCATCCAGTTCACCCTGAACAAGGAGAAGCTGCGCGAGCGGGAGAAGGCgtccagggaggaggaggagaaggagaggaacAAGGCAGCCATGGTGTGCTCCCTGGAGAACAGGGAGGAGTGCCTCATGTGTGGCTCCTAA